The following are from one region of the Pseudazoarcus pumilus genome:
- a CDS encoding PilZ domain-containing protein: MSEATGPAARPSVLSMNINSKSALYAAYMPFLANGGIFVPTPKQYRLGDEVFVLLQLMDDPTKHAVAASVAWITPPGAQGGKIQGVGLHFSADEAGKALRSRIETVLAGLVGSTRPTHTL, encoded by the coding sequence ATGAGCGAAGCGACGGGTCCTGCGGCACGCCCCAGCGTGCTGTCGATGAACATCAACTCCAAGTCGGCGCTGTACGCCGCCTACATGCCGTTTCTCGCCAACGGCGGCATCTTCGTGCCCACGCCCAAGCAGTACCGCCTCGGTGACGAGGTCTTCGTGCTGCTGCAGCTGATGGACGACCCGACCAAGCACGCCGTGGCCGCGAGCGTGGCGTGGATCACGCCGCCGGGCGCCCAGGGCGGCAAGATCCAGGGCGTGGGCCTGCACTTCTCGGCCGACGAGGCGGGCAAGGCGCTGCGCAGCCGCATCGAAACGGTGCTCGCCGGTCTGGTCGGCTCCACGCGGCCCACGCACACGCTCTGA
- a CDS encoding ankyrin repeat domain-containing protein, translating into MPKLTERFARVARLILLAAALASGGAATAGSYEDVLDAATHGRTSALIELLDRGIDPDTVDAFNNSLLVIAAREGHVHTVRTLLAYGADPKHRNEAGDSALMLGVLKGNREIVDMLIDAGAPLNHDGWTPLLYAAFQGHLDLVEDLLLSGADVNGLAPNGANALMLASRNGHIDVVRRLLETDIDLYQETDRGYTAVSWALERRNTDIAELVRAAQAERSKSSELSSELQ; encoded by the coding sequence ATGCCCAAGCTCACTGAACGATTCGCGCGCGTCGCGCGCCTCATTCTTCTCGCCGCCGCGCTCGCCAGCGGTGGAGCAGCCACCGCCGGCAGCTACGAGGACGTGCTCGATGCGGCCACGCACGGACGCACTTCCGCGCTGATCGAACTGCTCGATCGCGGCATCGATCCGGACACGGTCGATGCCTTCAACAACAGCCTGCTGGTGATCGCCGCGCGCGAAGGCCACGTGCACACCGTGCGTACGCTGCTGGCCTATGGCGCGGACCCAAAGCATCGCAACGAGGCCGGCGATTCCGCGCTGATGCTGGGCGTGCTCAAGGGCAACCGCGAGATCGTCGACATGCTCATCGATGCCGGCGCCCCGCTCAATCACGACGGCTGGACGCCGCTGCTGTACGCCGCCTTTCAGGGACACCTGGATCTGGTCGAAGACCTGCTGCTGAGCGGCGCCGACGTCAACGGGCTCGCGCCCAATGGCGCCAACGCGCTGATGCTCGCCAGTCGCAACGGTCACATCGACGTGGTGCGCCGCCTGCTCGAGACCGACATCGACCTGTACCAGGAAACCGATCGCGGCTACACCGCCGTGAGCTGGGCGCTCGAGAGGCGCAATACCGACATCGCGGAACTCGTGCGCGCGGCGCAGGCCGAACGGTCGAAGTCCTCGGAGTTGTCCTCCGAACTGCAATGA
- the tmk gene encoding dTMP kinase — translation MRGRFITFEGIDGAGKSTQIEAVAELLRARAIDVERTREPGGTPLAERLRELLLHQAMHLETEALLMFAARREHLAARIEPALAAGRWVVCDRFSDATYAYQVGGRGLIAAKFAALEQWVHPGLQPDLTLVFDLDPAIAATRVAAAGDAPDRFEREQRDFFARVRSAYLQRAKAAPQRIVVVDADRTPEVIRAEIEAIVVERLLR, via the coding sequence ATGCGCGGGCGCTTCATCACCTTCGAAGGCATCGACGGCGCGGGCAAGAGCACGCAGATCGAGGCCGTCGCCGAGCTGCTGCGCGCGCGCGCGATCGACGTCGAGCGCACTCGCGAGCCCGGCGGCACGCCGCTGGCCGAGCGCCTGCGCGAACTGCTGCTGCATCAGGCCATGCATCTGGAGACCGAGGCCTTGCTGATGTTCGCCGCGCGCCGCGAGCATCTGGCCGCGCGCATCGAGCCGGCGCTGGCCGCCGGGCGCTGGGTGGTGTGCGACCGCTTCTCGGATGCGACCTACGCCTATCAGGTGGGCGGTCGCGGGCTGATTGCGGCCAAGTTCGCGGCGCTCGAGCAATGGGTCCATCCGGGTCTGCAGCCGGACCTGACCCTGGTCTTCGATCTCGATCCGGCAATCGCCGCCACGCGCGTCGCGGCCGCCGGAGACGCGCCCGACCGTTTCGAGCGCGAGCAGCGCGACTTCTTCGCGCGTGTGCGCTCGGCCTATCTGCAACGTGCGAAGGCCGCGCCGCAGCGCATCGTCGTCGTCGACGCGGATCGCACGCCCGAGGTGATCCGCGCCGAGATCGAGGCCATCGTCGTGGAGCGGCTGTTGCGATGA
- a CDS encoding TatD family hydrolase produces MYVDSHCHLDFPELAEREDEIVDAMHANDVRHAMCISVTLEDFPRVRAIAERHDGFFASVGVHPDNKDVEEPDVARLVALADHPKVVAIGETGLDYHWHEDRPQWQRDRFRVHIRASRETGKPLVIHTRSAAEDTLRIMREEGAGEVGGVMHCFTETREVAEAALELGFYISFSGIVTFKNAKALKEVARIVPLERMLIETDSPYLAPVPHRGRTNEPAWVVHVAEEIARLREEPVERIAQTTRDNFFRLFRHAQAH; encoded by the coding sequence ATGTACGTCGATTCCCATTGCCATCTCGATTTTCCCGAACTCGCCGAGCGCGAGGACGAGATCGTGGACGCGATGCATGCCAACGATGTGCGTCACGCGATGTGCATCTCGGTCACGCTCGAAGACTTCCCGCGCGTGCGCGCGATCGCCGAGCGCCACGACGGCTTCTTCGCGTCGGTCGGCGTGCATCCGGACAACAAGGATGTCGAGGAGCCCGATGTCGCGCGCCTGGTCGCGCTCGCCGACCATCCCAAGGTCGTCGCCATCGGCGAGACCGGGCTCGACTACCACTGGCATGAAGACCGGCCGCAGTGGCAGCGCGATCGCTTCCGTGTGCACATCCGCGCCTCGCGCGAAACCGGCAAGCCGCTGGTGATCCACACGCGCTCGGCCGCAGAGGACACGTTGCGCATCATGCGCGAGGAGGGCGCGGGCGAGGTCGGCGGTGTCATGCACTGCTTCACCGAGACGCGCGAGGTGGCCGAGGCCGCGCTGGAACTGGGCTTCTACATTTCGTTCTCGGGGATCGTCACCTTCAAGAACGCCAAGGCACTCAAGGAAGTCGCGCGCATCGTGCCGCTCGAGCGCATGCTCATCGAGACCGACTCACCCTATCTGGCGCCCGTGCCGCATCGAGGGCGCACCAATGAACCCGCGTGGGTCGTGCATGTCGCAGAGGAAATCGCACGATTGCGCGAAGAACCGGTCGAGCGCATCGCCCAGACCACCCGGGACAACTTTTTCAGGCTCTTTCGCCATGCCCAAGCTCACTGA
- the holB gene encoding DNA polymerase III subunit delta': protein MIHPWLEDGWRELVALGERMPHALLFAGPPGVGKRDLADALAARLLCVQPAADGQACGQCATCALLRAGNHPDLFVVEPPENEAPGEGETKAPRRSGQIVIDQIRALTESLTVTGHQSARRVVVVEPAEAMNVYTANALLKLLEEPPTGCVLILVSSLPRRLLPTIRSRCRVWPVARPAPEQVDVWRAANADAAGLLDVAGGMPLAAARMADKGLGEHLARFVRDVSRLPETDALALAGQWEGWLRGKETTAAGFDIVVLVDWMQRWVADLAALRLGGRLRFFPGERRTFERLVARCGIAAVSNCYNDFARIRRVAQHPLNTRLMLEDMLLRYARALSGASR from the coding sequence ATGATCCATCCCTGGCTCGAGGACGGCTGGCGGGAACTGGTCGCGTTGGGCGAGCGCATGCCGCACGCGCTGCTGTTCGCCGGCCCGCCCGGCGTGGGCAAGCGCGACCTGGCCGACGCGCTGGCCGCGCGCCTGCTGTGCGTGCAGCCGGCCGCCGACGGCCAGGCCTGCGGGCAGTGCGCGACATGCGCGCTGTTGCGCGCGGGCAATCACCCGGACCTGTTCGTCGTCGAGCCGCCCGAGAACGAGGCGCCGGGCGAGGGCGAGACGAAGGCGCCGCGCCGTTCCGGGCAGATCGTCATCGACCAGATCCGCGCGCTGACCGAGTCGCTGACGGTGACCGGCCACCAGAGCGCGCGCCGCGTCGTCGTCGTCGAGCCGGCCGAGGCCATGAACGTGTATACCGCCAACGCGCTGCTCAAGCTGCTCGAGGAGCCGCCCACCGGCTGCGTGCTGATCCTCGTATCCTCGTTGCCGCGCCGCCTGCTGCCGACCATCCGCAGCCGCTGCCGCGTGTGGCCGGTGGCGCGCCCGGCGCCCGAGCAGGTCGATGTGTGGCGCGCCGCGAATGCGGATGCGGCGGGACTGCTCGACGTCGCCGGCGGCATGCCGCTGGCCGCCGCCCGCATGGCCGACAAGGGCCTGGGCGAGCATCTCGCGCGCTTCGTGCGCGATGTCTCGCGCCTGCCCGAGACCGACGCGCTGGCGCTGGCCGGTCAGTGGGAGGGCTGGTTGCGCGGCAAGGAGACCACCGCAGCCGGCTTCGACATCGTCGTGCTGGTCGACTGGATGCAGCGCTGGGTCGCCGATCTGGCGGCGCTGCGCCTGGGCGGGCGGCTGCGCTTCTTCCCCGGCGAGCGCCGAACCTTCGAGCGGCTGGTCGCGCGCTGCGGCATTGCCGCGGTGTCGAACTGTTACAATGATTTCGCACGCATCCGCCGGGTCGCCCAGCATCCGCTGAACACCCGGCTGATGCTCGAGGACATGCTGTTGCGCTATGCGCGCGCACTGAGCGGGGCATCACGATGA
- the mltG gene encoding endolytic transglycosylase MltG, with product MKSWFVRFLLLATALAALAAAWAAWSVHRPLALAAPADFIVERGQTMRAALREAAAAGAPLDADRLYWIARATGRAERVVAGGYEVSDGMTPWQLVDRLNRGEVAHAELRLVEGWNVRQVRATIEGHPHLVQDTADLSDEALLARIGADEAHPEGLFFPDTYRFARRSNASALYRAAYEAMQRELASAWAQRDPDLPLDSPYEALILASIIEKETGRADERELVASVFANRLRIGMRLQTDPTVIYGYGESFEGRLRRRHLDTDHEYNTYTRGGLPPTPIAMPGRAALLAAVQPAESDYLYFVARGDGTSKFSRTLREHNRAVNIHILGRDG from the coding sequence ATGAAATCCTGGTTCGTCCGATTCCTGCTGTTGGCAACGGCGCTGGCCGCGCTCGCCGCCGCCTGGGCGGCGTGGTCCGTGCATCGGCCGCTGGCGCTGGCCGCGCCCGCAGATTTCATCGTCGAACGCGGCCAGACCATGCGCGCGGCCCTGCGCGAGGCGGCCGCCGCTGGCGCGCCGCTCGATGCCGATCGCCTGTACTGGATCGCGCGCGCCACCGGCCGGGCCGAGCGCGTGGTCGCGGGGGGTTACGAAGTTAGCGATGGCATGACGCCGTGGCAGCTCGTCGACCGGCTCAACCGGGGCGAGGTGGCGCACGCCGAGCTGCGCCTCGTCGAAGGCTGGAACGTGCGCCAGGTGCGCGCCACCATCGAGGGCCACCCGCATCTGGTGCAGGACACGGCGGACTTGTCGGACGAGGCGCTGCTCGCGCGCATCGGTGCCGACGAGGCCCATCCGGAAGGCCTGTTCTTCCCCGACACCTACCGCTTCGCGCGACGCTCGAACGCGAGCGCGCTGTATCGCGCGGCCTACGAGGCGATGCAGCGCGAGCTTGCCTCGGCCTGGGCGCAGCGCGATCCCGATCTGCCGCTGGATTCGCCCTACGAGGCGCTGATCCTGGCGTCCATCATCGAGAAGGAGACCGGGCGTGCGGACGAGCGCGAACTGGTCGCCTCGGTGTTCGCCAACCGGCTGCGCATCGGCATGCGTCTGCAGACCGATCCGACCGTGATCTACGGCTACGGCGAATCCTTCGAGGGGCGGCTGCGCCGCCGCCATCTGGACACCGATCACGAATACAACACCTACACGCGTGGCGGCCTGCCGCCCACGCCGATCGCGATGCCGGGGCGCGCTGCGCTGCTCGCCGCGGTGCAGCCGGCCGAATCGGACTATCTGTATTTCGTCGCGCGCGGCGACGGCACGAGCAAGTTCTCGCGTACGCTGCGCGAGCACAATCGGGCGGTGAACATCCACATTCTGGGGAGGGACGGTTGA
- a CDS encoding M20 aminoacylase family protein, with product MSAIEALRAEHARYTEIRRDIHAHPEMAYAEHRTAELVARHLESLGIETHRGIGGTGVVGVLRAGSSPRAIGLRADMDALPIVEQNEIDYRSRHEGCMHACGHDGHTTMLMAAAEALARREFDGTVYLVFQPAEEGMAGAKAMIDDGVLERFPMDAIFGLHNWPGLESGHFAVHDGPVMASADRFDIEVTGVGCHAAMPHLGVDPIVAASALVQAFQTIAARTIDPLDAAVVSTTIFRAGKAQNVIPDRVELAGTVRSFREEVRSTVRRRMHEVCEGIGAAHGVKIELHYRAGYPATVNSPDEAALCAEVARALVGEDKVTTEMRPSMGSEDFAFFLQHKPGCYVWLGNGPGEGGCLLHNPKYDFNDDLIPVGGAYWVELVRRLLGAAR from the coding sequence ATGAGCGCCATCGAAGCCCTGCGCGCCGAGCACGCGCGCTATACGGAAATCCGCCGCGACATCCACGCCCATCCGGAGATGGCCTACGCCGAGCACCGCACGGCGGAGCTGGTCGCGCGTCACCTCGAGTCGCTGGGCATCGAAACACATCGCGGCATCGGCGGTACCGGCGTGGTCGGCGTGCTGCGCGCCGGCTCTTCGCCGCGGGCGATCGGCCTGCGTGCCGACATGGACGCGCTGCCCATCGTCGAACAGAACGAAATCGACTACCGCTCGCGTCATGAGGGCTGCATGCACGCCTGCGGCCATGACGGTCACACCACCATGCTGATGGCTGCGGCCGAGGCGCTGGCCAGGCGCGAGTTCGACGGCACGGTGTATCTCGTATTCCAGCCGGCCGAGGAGGGCATGGCCGGCGCCAAGGCAATGATCGACGACGGCGTGCTCGAGCGTTTCCCGATGGATGCGATCTTCGGCCTGCACAACTGGCCGGGGCTGGAGAGCGGTCATTTCGCCGTGCACGACGGCCCGGTAATGGCCAGTGCCGACCGCTTCGACATCGAGGTCACCGGCGTCGGCTGTCACGCCGCCATGCCGCACCTGGGCGTGGACCCGATCGTCGCCGCCAGCGCCCTGGTGCAGGCCTTCCAGACGATTGCGGCGCGCACCATCGACCCGCTCGACGCGGCCGTGGTATCGACCACCATCTTCCGCGCCGGCAAGGCGCAGAACGTGATTCCCGACCGCGTCGAGCTCGCCGGCACGGTGCGCAGCTTCCGCGAGGAGGTGCGCTCCACCGTGCGTCGGCGCATGCATGAGGTGTGCGAGGGCATCGGTGCGGCGCACGGCGTCAAGATCGAACTGCACTACCGTGCCGGCTATCCGGCCACGGTCAATTCCCCGGACGAGGCCGCGCTGTGCGCCGAGGTGGCTCGCGCGCTGGTGGGCGAGGACAAGGTCACGACCGAGATGCGCCCGAGCATGGGCTCGGAGGATTTCGCCTTCTTCCTGCAGCACAAGCCCGGCTGCTACGTGTGGCTTGGCAACGGTCCGGGCGAGGGCGGCTGCCTTCTGCACAACCCGAAATACGACTTCAACGACGACCTGATTCCGGTCGGCGGGGCCTACTGGGTCGAACTGGTGCGGCGCCTGCTGGGCGCGGCGCGATGA
- a CDS encoding ABC transporter permease — protein sequence MKTLRLALRMMLRDLRAGELHLLGLAIIVAVASLTSVGFLADRVAHGLDREANQLLGGDLLLRSDHPWDNRLASEARDRGLAVTDTVLFTSMVSTADEAQLAGIKAIGEGYPLRGAMRVAPARNAPDALAEGIPARGELWLDERLTASLDVSVGDTVGLGELDFRVAAIVTFESDRGANFFSLLPRAIFNLADLDDTGLIVTGSRATWRLHVAGEPAAVDDFQAWVEPRLGRGEGLESIDNARPEVRSALDQAQRFLRLAALLAVILAAIAVGLSSRRFLRRHLDACAVMRCLGARQGRVLAIFVGEFVFFGLIASLVGVALGWSVQASLAGLLAGLLQISLPAPSMLPLAHGIAVGLALLVGFVLPQLLRLRRVSTLRVLRRELASVEPASGAAWLAGAAVLLGLVFWIAGDVRLGLFVALGFVVALVLFAFAAWCVLRLLGRVRGHGSLRGGGWRYGLASLNRRIGASVIQASALGLGIAALLLLTTIRADLLENWSQKTPPDAPNRFVVNIQPDQREAVAQHFADAGLDTPAILPMIRGRLVAINGEPVDPQGYASDRAQRLAEREFNLSYASEPGDGVEIVAGRWHGDAREPQWSVEEGLARTLGLSLGDTLRYEIGTRMVEAPITSLRALEWDSMRVNFFVVAAPGMLDGDPTSLVSAFHLPEEGAYEFTTGLVRAFPNLSVIDVAAVLAQVEAITAKLSLIVQFVFGFALLAGLIVLYAALQSTHDERDFELAVLRSLGARNAQLRQALLAEFAVLGGVAGSVAALAAGSIGWLLARFVFDMNYVPDPLGLVAAMLLAALGVVAGGWLGTRGMLNRPPLAGLRAVA from the coding sequence ATGAAGACGCTGCGACTGGCCCTGCGCATGATGCTGCGCGATCTGCGCGCGGGCGAGTTGCATCTGCTCGGCCTGGCGATCATCGTCGCGGTCGCCAGCCTGACGAGCGTCGGCTTCCTCGCCGATCGCGTCGCCCACGGTCTGGACCGCGAGGCCAACCAGTTGCTCGGCGGCGATCTGCTGCTGCGCTCCGATCATCCCTGGGACAACCGGCTCGCGAGCGAGGCGCGCGATCGCGGCCTGGCCGTGACCGACACCGTGCTCTTCACCAGCATGGTGAGCACGGCCGACGAGGCTCAGCTGGCCGGCATCAAGGCCATCGGCGAGGGCTATCCGCTGCGCGGCGCGATGCGCGTCGCACCGGCACGCAACGCGCCGGACGCGCTCGCCGAGGGCATCCCGGCGCGTGGCGAACTGTGGCTGGACGAGCGGCTCACGGCAAGTCTGGACGTGTCCGTGGGCGATACGGTGGGCCTGGGCGAGCTCGACTTTCGTGTCGCCGCCATCGTCACCTTCGAATCGGACCGGGGCGCGAACTTCTTCAGCCTGCTGCCGCGCGCCATCTTCAATCTCGCCGATCTGGACGACACCGGGCTGATCGTCACCGGTTCGCGCGCGACCTGGCGCCTGCACGTGGCCGGCGAGCCCGCCGCGGTCGACGATTTCCAGGCCTGGGTCGAGCCGCGGCTGGGGCGTGGCGAGGGGCTCGAGAGCATAGACAACGCGCGCCCCGAGGTGCGTTCGGCGCTCGATCAGGCGCAGCGCTTCCTGCGTCTGGCGGCGCTGCTGGCGGTGATTCTGGCGGCGATCGCAGTGGGCCTGTCCTCGCGCCGCTTCCTGCGTCGCCATCTCGATGCCTGCGCGGTGATGCGCTGCCTGGGTGCGCGCCAGGGCCGCGTGCTGGCGATCTTCGTCGGCGAATTCGTGTTCTTCGGCTTGATCGCCTCGCTCGTGGGCGTCGCCCTGGGCTGGAGCGTGCAGGCCTCACTCGCGGGCCTGCTCGCGGGGCTGCTGCAGATCTCGCTGCCGGCGCCGTCGATGCTGCCGTTGGCCCATGGCATCGCGGTCGGCCTGGCCCTGCTGGTCGGCTTCGTTTTGCCGCAATTGCTGCGGTTGCGCCGTGTTTCGACGCTGCGCGTGCTGCGTCGTGAACTGGCCTCGGTCGAGCCCGCCAGCGGCGCCGCCTGGTTGGCCGGTGCGGCGGTGCTGCTCGGCCTGGTGTTCTGGATCGCCGGCGATGTGCGTCTGGGACTGTTCGTCGCGCTTGGTTTCGTCGTCGCGCTGGTGCTGTTTGCGTTCGCTGCCTGGTGCGTGCTGCGCTTACTTGGCCGGGTGCGAGGTCACGGCAGCCTGCGCGGCGGTGGCTGGCGTTATGGCCTGGCCTCGCTCAACCGGCGCATCGGTGCGAGCGTGATCCAGGCCAGCGCGCTCGGTCTGGGCATCGCGGCCTTGTTGCTGCTCACCACGATACGCGCCGACCTGCTTGAAAACTGGAGTCAGAAGACGCCACCGGACGCGCCCAACCGCTTCGTCGTCAACATCCAGCCCGACCAGCGCGAAGCGGTCGCGCAGCACTTCGCCGATGCGGGGCTCGATACGCCGGCCATCCTGCCGATGATTCGCGGCCGCCTGGTCGCGATCAACGGTGAGCCGGTCGACCCGCAAGGCTACGCGAGCGACCGCGCGCAGCGACTGGCCGAGCGCGAGTTCAATCTGAGCTATGCCTCCGAGCCGGGTGATGGCGTCGAGATCGTCGCCGGGCGCTGGCACGGGGATGCGCGTGAGCCACAATGGTCGGTCGAGGAAGGATTGGCGCGAACGCTGGGGCTGTCACTGGGAGACACGCTGCGCTACGAGATCGGCACCCGCATGGTCGAGGCGCCGATCACCAGCCTGCGCGCGCTCGAGTGGGATTCGATGCGCGTGAACTTCTTCGTCGTGGCCGCACCGGGCATGCTCGACGGTGATCCGACCAGCTTGGTCAGCGCATTCCATCTGCCCGAGGAGGGCGCCTACGAATTCACCACCGGTCTGGTGCGGGCCTTTCCCAATCTTTCGGTGATCGACGTCGCGGCCGTGCTCGCCCAGGTCGAGGCAATCACCGCCAAGCTGTCGCTGATCGTTCAGTTCGTCTTCGGCTTCGCGCTGCTGGCGGGGCTGATCGTGCTCTATGCGGCGCTGCAATCGACCCACGACGAGCGTGATTTCGAACTGGCGGTGCTGCGCTCTCTGGGGGCGCGCAACGCCCAGTTGCGTCAGGCACTGCTGGCGGAGTTCGCCGTACTCGGCGGGGTCGCCGGCAGTGTCGCGGCCCTGGCCGCCGGCTCGATCGGCTGGCTGCTGGCGCGCTTCGTGTTCGACATGAACTACGTACCGGATCCGCTCGGGCTGGTCGCCGCGATGCTGCTCGCCGCGCTCGGCGTGGTCGCCGGTGGCTGGCTGGGTACGCGCGGCATGCTCAATCGCCCGCCGCTGGCCGGGCTGCGTGCCGTGGCCTGA